The proteins below are encoded in one region of Misgurnus anguillicaudatus chromosome 24, ASM2758022v2, whole genome shotgun sequence:
- the il10ra gene encoding interleukin-10 receptor subunit alpha, translating into MDWSLWMSALVLLIHTPLYVAGEGKKINMTFDIWEGNVTVLWSPPDGAPLNALYQVSQAIYGTHDWHVVPKCNMIKETTCNIGNIIDQDPIKVKVGLFQGNVSLAWSFVKRVHLSESKLLAPDFHLFSTPKTVKVKIFRKQFSKKLFPYGPLYTVTLRLKGDDQIISQNKDDDEDGEVEFGSLQLFQEYCINVTVEMKSDNSRNTSSQCCIYPSEDISMVIYMVTVGVVGPISVFMLAVCFFLKRPGKMPAVLKSAVNEWRPMNVGSVQVESVTDKGWLMISNKMSGKNKTLEYTEEDKDRRESTDSGVSVSEQHSDKVERTDAPGGNDDSGCGSLTGSEDGGRSLEELPCMDGGVTSSSCQSREDSGLGLGNRDVSDNLKGDDSGLLSEIVIVGDGYRSQSPSGDEHCEITVPCDVDSNTDGPSGGYRSGQVTCLCSDFETCMWCRTGKLLMTVCDSASHEQTTADEHDRPSYLQKSPAQDANVLGLGDLAFQSDEDCCESSTLLISCPLFLQEEHNLQCRLDTLPLTLGDVELSFT; encoded by the exons ATGGATTGGTCCTTATGGATGTCTGCGCTGGTCCTATTGATACACACTCCGCTTTATGTAGCAG GTGAaggaaagaaaataaatatgacGTTTGACATATGGGAGGGAAATGTAACTGTGCTCTGGAGTCCCCCTGACGGAGCCCCTCTGAATGCCCTTTATCAAGTCAGCCAGGCTAT ATATGGAACACATGATTGGCATGTTGTGCCAAAGTGTAACATGATTAAAGAAACAACATGTAATATTGGAAACATTATAGACCAAGATCCAATCAAAGTAAAGGTTGGACTGTTTCAAGGCAATGTCAGCTTAGCTTGGTCATTTGTAAAAAGAGTTCATTTATCAGAGA GCAAATTGTTAGCTCCAGATTTCCACCTGTTCTCCACCCCGAAAACAGTGAAGGTGAAGATCTTCAGGAAGCAGTTCTCGAAAAAGCTATTCCCCTATGGCCCACTTTACACCGTCACCCTGCGACTGAAAGGAGATGATCAG ATTATAAGCCAGAATaaagatgatgatgaagatggtGAGGTGGAGTTTGGTTCCTTACAGTTATTTCAGGAGTATTGTATCAACGTGACAGTGGAGATGAAATCTGACAATAGTAGAAACACCTCATCACAGTGCTGCATATATCCATCTgaag ATATTTCAATGGTGATCTATATGGTAACTGTCGGTGTAGTTGGACCCATCTCAGTCTTCATGTTGGCAGTCTGTTTCTTCCTGAAGCGTCCTGGTAAAATGCCCGCTGTTCTG AAATCTGCAGTAAATGAATGGCGTCCCATGAACGTAGGATCTGTCCAAGTGGAGAGCGTCACTGACAAGGGTTGGCTCATGATCAGCAACAAAATgtcaggaaaaaataaaacacttgaATACACAGAAGAAGATAAAGACAGGAGAGAGAGCACAGACAGTGGTGTTAGCGTCAGCGAGCAGCACTCGGATAAGGTCGAAAGAACGGATGCGCCTGGGGGAAATGACGACAGCGGCTGTGGAAGCCTGACTGGATCTGAAGATGGTGGAAGAAGCTTGGAAGAACTCCCTTGTATGGATGGAGGAGTTACCAGTAGCAGTTGCCAAAGCAGAGAGGACAGTGGTTTGGGATTGGGGAACCGGGATGTTTCCGACAACCTTAAGGGGGACGACAGTGGACTTCTTTCCGAGATAGTGATTGTTGGGGATGGATATCGGAGTCAGAGCCCCTCTGGTGATGAACACTGTGAGATAACCGTACCCTGTGATGTAGACAGTAATACGGATGGCCCTAGCGGTGGCTATCGGTCTGGTCAGGTGACATGTTTGTGTTCAGACTTCGAAACTTGCATGTGGTGCAGAACTGGGAAGCTTTTAATGACTGTATGTGATTCAGCGTCTCATGAGCAAACCACAGCAGATGAACATGACAGACCAAGCTATCTGCAAAAATCTCCTGCACAGGATGCGAATGTGTTAGGATTGGGGGATTTGGCTTTTCAGTCGGATGAAGACTGCTGCGAATCGTCCACTCTTTTAATTTCCTGTCCCTTATTCTTACAAGAAGAACACAATCTGCAGTGCCGGTTGGACACTTTGCCTCTTACATTAGGAGATGTGGAACTGTCGTTCACGTGA